One region of Paucibacter aquatile genomic DNA includes:
- a CDS encoding tripartite tricarboxylate transporter permease has protein sequence MDDFSNLLHGFSVAATLPNLGYMLVGILLGVLIGVLPGLGGANGVAILLPLTFAMDPTTGIIMLSCIYWGALFGGAITSILFNIPGEPWSVATTFDGYPMAQRGQAAQALTAAFTSSFVGAVFATLLITFLAPLLARFALRFGPAELFAVQLLTFCSFVGMSQEAPVKTLIAMLLGFALAAVGMDDMTGQLRMTYGFTDLLKGFDFLIAVIGLFGIGEILLTMEEGLAFKGQSARISPRVVWQTWVQLLRHWKTFLRSMAIGCWMGITPGGATPASFMSYGVARRMAKNPEDFGKGELAGVVAPETAAHAAGTSALLPMLTLGIPGSPTAAVLLGGLVIWGLQPGPMLFTEHKDFVWGLIASMYLANIVGLIVVLTTVPFWAAILRVPFAIIAPIIIVTCAVGAYTVHSSMFDVYLMLGFGVLGYLFKKIKIPMAPLVLALVLGDKAEANFRQSMLLSQGELSIFWSNGLVGGITGLALLMLLWPLLDVAKRWARGPAADAQQEVKAV, from the coding sequence ATGGATGATTTTTCCAATCTGCTGCACGGCTTTTCGGTCGCCGCCACCCTGCCCAATCTGGGCTATATGTTGGTGGGCATCCTGCTGGGGGTCTTGATTGGCGTGCTGCCGGGTTTGGGCGGCGCCAATGGTGTGGCCATCCTGCTGCCGCTGACCTTCGCCATGGACCCCACCACCGGCATCATCATGCTGTCCTGCATCTACTGGGGCGCTTTGTTCGGCGGGGCCATCACGTCCATCCTCTTCAACATCCCCGGTGAACCCTGGTCGGTGGCCACCACCTTTGATGGCTACCCCATGGCCCAGCGCGGCCAGGCGGCGCAGGCGCTGACGGCGGCCTTCACCTCGTCCTTTGTGGGTGCTGTGTTCGCCACACTTTTGATCACCTTTCTTGCGCCGCTGCTGGCCCGTTTTGCCCTGCGCTTCGGCCCGGCCGAGTTGTTTGCGGTGCAGCTGTTGACCTTCTGCAGCTTTGTCGGCATGAGCCAGGAAGCGCCGGTCAAGACCCTGATCGCCATGCTGCTGGGCTTTGCCCTGGCCGCCGTGGGCATGGACGACATGACCGGTCAGCTGCGCATGACCTATGGCTTCACCGATCTGCTCAAGGGCTTTGATTTCCTGATCGCGGTGATCGGCCTCTTTGGCATCGGCGAGATCCTGTTGACCATGGAAGAGGGCCTGGCCTTCAAGGGCCAGAGCGCCCGCATCAGCCCGCGCGTGGTCTGGCAGACCTGGGTGCAGCTGTTGCGCCACTGGAAGACCTTTCTGCGTTCCATGGCCATTGGTTGCTGGATGGGCATCACGCCCGGCGGCGCCACACCTGCTTCATTCATGAGTTATGGCGTGGCGCGTCGCATGGCCAAGAACCCCGAGGACTTTGGCAAGGGCGAGTTGGCCGGTGTGGTGGCGCCCGAGACGGCCGCCCATGCGGCCGGCACCTCGGCCCTGCTGCCCATGTTGACGCTTGGCATTCCGGGCTCGCCCACGGCCGCCGTGCTGCTCGGCGGTCTGGTGATCTGGGGCCTGCAGCCCGGGCCCATGCTGTTCACCGAACACAAGGATTTCGTCTGGGGCTTGATTGCCAGCATGTACCTGGCCAACATCGTCGGTCTGATCGTGGTGTTGACGACGGTGCCATTCTGGGCCGCCATCCTGCGCGTGCCCTTCGCCATCATTGCGCCCATCATCATCGTCACCTGCGCGGTGGGTGCCTACACGGTGCACAGCTCCATGTTCGATGTCTACCTGATGTTGGGCTTCGGCGTGCTCGGTTATTTGTTCAAGAAGATCAAGATTCCCATGGCGCCTCTGGTGCTGGCCTTGGTGCTGGGCGACAAGGCTGAGGCCAACTTCCGCCAGTCTATGCTGCTCTCGCAGGGCGAGCTCAGCATTTTTTGGTCCAATGGCTTGGTCGGTGGCATCACGGGCCTGGCCTTGCTGATGCTGCTCTGGCCGCTGCTGGATGTGGCCAAGCGCTGGGCCCGCGGTCCGGCGGCAGATGCACAACAAGAGGTGAAGGCCGTATGA
- a CDS encoding tripartite tricarboxylate transporter TctB family protein has protein sequence MSEEQNMQTESAERGDNLSASAGPGAWQLRWVELGVALFLLVVAGLVIKDSLRLGIGWADDGPRSGYFPFRIGLALAACSAWLLLQQLLRWPRLRSRVFAEGAQLRDVAAVLLPTTVFVAAIPWLGIYLAACLLVAWFMWRNGGYRWPWLVGLPLAVSVSLFLLFERAFTQPLPKGPIEHWLGF, from the coding sequence ATGAGCGAAGAACAAAACATGCAGACTGAATCGGCGGAGCGTGGAGACAACCTGTCTGCAAGCGCTGGGCCGGGTGCTTGGCAGCTGCGCTGGGTGGAACTGGGCGTGGCCCTGTTCCTGCTCGTCGTGGCTGGCCTGGTGATCAAGGACAGCCTGCGCCTGGGCATTGGCTGGGCCGATGACGGGCCGCGCTCCGGCTATTTCCCGTTTCGCATCGGCCTGGCGCTGGCGGCCTGTTCGGCCTGGCTCTTGCTCCAGCAACTCCTGCGTTGGCCGCGCTTGCGCAGCCGCGTGTTTGCGGAAGGTGCGCAGTTGCGCGATGTGGCGGCGGTGCTGCTGCCAACCACCGTGTTTGTTGCCGCCATCCCCTGGCTGGGCATCTATCTGGCGGCCTGCTTGCTGGTAGCTTGGTTCATGTGGCGCAACGGCGGCTATCGCTGGCCCTGGCTCGTGGGGTTGCCGCTGGCGGTGAGCGTCAGCTTGTTCCTTCTGTTTGAACGCGCCTTCACACAGCCTTTGCCCAAGGGCCCGATCGAACACTGGCTGGGCTTCTGA
- a CDS encoding Bug family tripartite tricarboxylate transporter substrate binding protein, translating to MGVRAIHKKNSKTWWAAALLGLAAVQAQAAGWVPTKPIEFIVPAGTGGGADQMARFVQGMVSKHQLSPQPMVVVNKAGGAGAEGFLDVKGDKGNPHKLVITLSNLFTTPMATGVPFNWRDLTPVSMLALDQFVLWVNEEAPFKTAKDYFNVLKGQNPNSFKMGGTGSKQEDQIITVMLEKATGKKMIYIPYKGGGDVAVQLVGKHVDSTVNNPIEAESHWRAGKLRPLCVFDEQRMPYPAKVTASQAWADLPTCASQGIPVSYLMLRGIFMPPGVSAEQTAFYQELFNKLRALPEWKDFMAKGAFRQTALQGAEFIDWLGKNEQQHRVLMKEAGFMAQ from the coding sequence ATGGGAGTGCGTGCGATCCACAAGAAGAACAGCAAGACCTGGTGGGCTGCGGCCCTGCTGGGCCTGGCGGCCGTGCAGGCCCAGGCCGCCGGCTGGGTGCCGACCAAGCCGATCGAGTTCATCGTGCCTGCGGGCACAGGCGGCGGTGCCGATCAGATGGCTCGTTTCGTCCAGGGCATGGTGTCCAAGCACCAGCTCAGCCCGCAGCCGATGGTGGTGGTGAACAAGGCGGGTGGTGCCGGCGCCGAAGGCTTCCTCGATGTCAAGGGCGACAAGGGCAATCCGCACAAATTGGTCATTACCTTGTCCAACCTCTTCACCACGCCCATGGCCACCGGTGTGCCTTTCAACTGGCGAGACCTGACGCCGGTCAGCATGCTGGCATTGGATCAATTTGTGCTCTGGGTCAACGAAGAGGCGCCTTTCAAGACGGCCAAGGACTACTTCAATGTGCTGAAGGGTCAGAACCCCAACAGCTTCAAAATGGGCGGCACGGGCTCCAAGCAGGAGGACCAGATCATCACCGTGATGCTGGAGAAGGCCACCGGCAAGAAGATGATCTACATCCCCTACAAGGGTGGCGGTGATGTGGCGGTGCAGCTGGTGGGCAAGCATGTGGACTCCACCGTCAACAACCCGATCGAGGCCGAGTCGCACTGGCGCGCCGGCAAGCTGCGGCCGCTGTGTGTGTTCGATGAGCAGCGCATGCCTTACCCGGCCAAGGTCACTGCAAGCCAGGCCTGGGCCGATTTGCCCACCTGTGCATCGCAAGGCATCCCGGTCAGCTATCTGATGCTGCGCGGCATCTTCATGCCGCCGGGTGTCAGTGCCGAGCAAACGGCGTTCTACCAAGAGCTGTTCAACAAATTGCGCGCCTTGCCCGAGTGGAAGGACTTCATGGCCAAGGGTGCGTTCCGGCAAACCGCGCTGCAGGGCGCCGAGTTCATCGATTGGCTGGGCAAGAACGAGCAGCAACACCGTGTGCTGATGAAGGAAGCGGGCTTCATGGCGCAGTAA
- a CDS encoding acyl--CoA ligase, with protein sequence MSQDSLFEMLSQQSQPDTPALRAPGRPTLSHGALRQLAADTVSRLNHLGIGRNDRVALVLNNGPEMAACFLACACGVASAPLNPAYRAEEFEFYLGDLQAKALIVERGSASPAVAVALKLGVRILELVVEDGAPAGSFTLHETEGGARTEGPAAQAGYAQPDDVSMVLHTSGTTSRPKIVPLSQRNLCASARNIRQSLQFQPSDCGLNIMPLFHIHGLIAGVLAPLSAGSQVFCTPGFNALKFFGWMDEAAPSWYTAVPTMHQAILSRASKNQEVIARHPLRFMRSSSSSMPPQVIAELEQVFGAPLIEAYGMTEATHQMCSNPLPPAVRKPGTVGLAAGPEVAIMGAGGALLAAGETGEIVIRGANVTAGYESNPSANAEAFSQGWFRTGDQGVMDAEGYVSITGRLKEIINRGGEKISPREVDEVLMDHAAVAQVVCFGMPHAKLGEEVAAVVVLREGQAASERELQDFVALRLADFKVPRKILFMDEIPKGATGKLQRIGLAQKLGLG encoded by the coding sequence ATGAGCCAAGACTCCCTGTTTGAGATGTTGTCGCAGCAATCGCAGCCCGACACCCCGGCCCTGCGAGCCCCGGGGCGGCCGACCTTGAGTCATGGCGCATTGCGCCAGCTGGCGGCCGATACGGTGTCCCGTCTCAATCACTTGGGCATCGGCCGCAATGACCGGGTTGCGCTGGTTCTGAACAACGGCCCCGAAATGGCCGCTTGTTTTCTGGCCTGCGCCTGCGGCGTGGCCAGTGCGCCGCTGAACCCGGCCTACCGCGCCGAGGAGTTCGAGTTCTACTTGGGCGATCTGCAGGCCAAGGCCCTGATCGTGGAGCGCGGCAGCGCCTCACCCGCCGTGGCGGTGGCGCTGAAATTGGGCGTTCGCATTCTGGAGCTGGTGGTTGAGGACGGCGCGCCGGCCGGCAGCTTCACGCTTCACGAGACCGAGGGCGGCGCCCGCACCGAGGGCCCGGCAGCGCAGGCTGGCTATGCCCAGCCCGACGATGTCTCCATGGTTCTGCACACCTCGGGCACGACCTCGCGGCCCAAGATCGTGCCGCTGTCGCAGCGCAATCTCTGTGCCTCGGCCCGCAACATCCGCCAGAGCCTGCAGTTCCAGCCCAGTGACTGCGGCCTGAATATCATGCCGCTGTTCCACATCCACGGCCTGATTGCCGGGGTGCTGGCGCCGCTGTCGGCGGGGTCCCAGGTGTTCTGCACGCCGGGTTTCAATGCGCTGAAGTTCTTCGGCTGGATGGACGAGGCCGCACCGAGCTGGTACACGGCAGTGCCCACCATGCATCAGGCCATTCTGAGCCGCGCGAGCAAGAACCAGGAGGTGATTGCCCGTCACCCGCTGCGCTTCATGCGCTCGTCTTCGTCGTCCATGCCGCCGCAGGTGATTGCCGAGCTGGAGCAGGTGTTTGGCGCACCGCTGATTGAGGCCTACGGCATGACCGAGGCCACCCATCAGATGTGCAGCAACCCGCTGCCGCCGGCCGTGCGCAAGCCCGGAACGGTGGGCCTGGCAGCAGGACCCGAGGTGGCCATCATGGGCGCCGGAGGCGCGCTGCTGGCGGCTGGCGAGACCGGCGAAATCGTCATCCGCGGTGCCAATGTGACGGCGGGTTATGAGAGCAACCCGAGCGCCAATGCCGAGGCTTTCAGCCAGGGCTGGTTCCGCACCGGCGACCAGGGCGTGATGGATGCAGAGGGCTATGTGTCCATCACCGGCCGGCTCAAGGAAATCATCAACCGTGGCGGCGAGAAGATCAGCCCACGCGAAGTGGACGAGGTGCTGATGGACCACGCGGCCGTGGCCCAGGTGGTGTGCTTCGGCATGCCGCATGCCAAGCTCGGTGAAGAGGTCGCGGCTGTGGTGGTGTTGCGCGAGGGGCAGGCCGCCAGCGAGCGCGAGCTGCAGGACTTTGTGGCCCTGCGCCTGGCGGACTTCAAGGTGCCGCGCAAGATCTTGTTCATGGACGAGATCCCCAAGGGGGCGACGGGCAAGCTGCAGCGCATCGGTCTGGCGCAGAAGTTGGGCCTGGGCTGA
- a CDS encoding phosphate/phosphite/phosphonate ABC transporter substrate-binding protein, translated as MKYPKLRAILLTSMLCAPALAAQALSFAVNEGVSYRVPLSEIRTRYEGIAADLSKLLRQPVTIEPIGDYPTLRQGLADKRWELALVHPAHISIAAIRDQGYSLLAVTKGFTGYKASFLVRADSTLKSLAELRGQRLGAPDEDSITSMMVRATLRDNGVVPKQMEITYTRYQDAVPFFVENRLTHAGATASNALVKDWQDKGGKVLAASKAVPIKHIIASPQLSSEQVEKVRAYFLALDSSEDGRKKLEPTKWKGFEAYDQAALLKLGVWLDVK; from the coding sequence TTGAAGTACCCCAAGCTTCGCGCCATCCTTTTGACCTCCATGCTGTGCGCGCCCGCCTTGGCCGCTCAGGCCTTGAGCTTTGCGGTCAATGAAGGGGTCAGCTATCGCGTGCCCTTGAGTGAGATCCGCACGCGTTACGAGGGCATTGCCGCCGACCTCAGCAAGCTGCTGCGCCAACCGGTCACCATCGAGCCCATCGGCGACTACCCGACCTTGCGCCAGGGCCTGGCTGACAAGCGCTGGGAGCTGGCCCTGGTGCACCCGGCGCATATCTCCATTGCCGCCATCCGCGATCAGGGCTACAGCTTGCTGGCCGTGACCAAGGGCTTCACCGGCTACAAGGCCAGTTTTCTGGTGCGCGCGGACAGCACGCTCAAATCGCTGGCCGAACTCAGGGGGCAGCGCCTGGGTGCGCCTGATGAAGATTCCATCACCTCCATGATGGTGCGCGCCACCTTGCGCGACAACGGCGTGGTGCCCAAGCAGATGGAGATCACTTACACCCGTTACCAGGACGCCGTGCCCTTCTTCGTGGAGAACCGCCTGACCCATGCGGGCGCCACCGCCTCCAACGCCCTGGTCAAGGACTGGCAGGACAAGGGCGGCAAGGTATTGGCGGCGTCCAAGGCGGTGCCCATCAAGCACATCATCGCCAGCCCGCAGCTCAGCTCGGAACAGGTCGAGAAGGTTCGCGCCTACTTTCTTGCCCTGGACAGCAGCGAGGACGGGCGCAAGAAGCTGGAGCCCACCAAGTGGAAGGGCTTCGAGGCCTACGACCAGGCGGCGCTGCTGAAACTTGGTGTTTGGCTGGATGTGAAATGA
- a CDS encoding M3 family metallopeptidase: MTSFHFFPIATMKHKHLFLGAAALLLGAQALAQSGGAAAVLPGPAFPQFKSVAQVKSACDAGLAGAKKRLAALERRKLDTGWLAAYDDYYTYQEDVQYPIEFVLNVHPDKAVREAAQACAMAWSEYNTGVGQNEKLYRALKSVPTPTALERELQRVALGSFEDAGVALPPAKRKQAKTLLVRLAELDQKFGQNLRDAGVKVSFSEAELKGVPEGVWAKAPRDAQGRIVLGVDYPSSGPVIQMAEDPAARERMWRAKNSEGGDANLKILDEITQARQDFAKLFGYNNFVDFNLRRRMAKDSASAWKFLNEVKSQVSEREVADMAQLRAAKAQHLGTPLEATQVFAWDSAFYAERLRQAQFSVDQEAFREYFPAQESLQFAMRVIERLMGVKYTRVPAELWHPEAQAYAVSDAASGKPLATLYVDLFPREAKYNHAAVWPLRSSATRIGRTPTAALVVNFDRKGLTLGEMETLLHELGHAVHNNLSNTHYASQGGTNVMLDFVEAPSQMLEDWVYDKKVLKLMAEVCPSCKPVPDALVDKAVAAKEFGKGSQYGRQHLFASYDLALHGPVHQEPLALWAKMQGATPQGYVEGSKFPAGFAHVAGGYGAGYYGYLWSLVVAMDLRTAFAADKLNPETGMRYRNLVLGQGGQKPAPELVRDFLQRDSNTKAFFDYLKR, from the coding sequence ATGACTTCATTTCATTTCTTCCCGATTGCCACCATGAAGCACAAGCATCTGTTCCTCGGCGCTGCCGCTCTTTTGCTGGGCGCACAGGCGCTGGCCCAGAGCGGCGGCGCCGCCGCCGTTCTGCCCGGCCCAGCGTTTCCCCAATTCAAATCGGTCGCGCAGGTCAAGTCGGCTTGCGATGCCGGGTTGGCCGGCGCCAAGAAGCGCTTGGCTGCGCTGGAACGGCGCAAGCTGGATACCGGCTGGCTGGCGGCCTATGACGATTACTACACCTACCAGGAGGACGTGCAGTACCCGATCGAGTTCGTGCTCAATGTCCACCCCGACAAAGCTGTGCGTGAGGCCGCCCAGGCCTGCGCCATGGCCTGGTCCGAGTACAACACGGGGGTGGGCCAAAACGAAAAGCTCTACCGCGCCCTGAAGAGCGTGCCCACGCCCACCGCTTTGGAGCGCGAGCTGCAGCGTGTGGCTCTGGGCAGCTTCGAGGATGCGGGCGTGGCCCTGCCGCCGGCCAAGCGCAAGCAAGCCAAAACCTTGCTGGTGCGCCTGGCCGAGCTGGACCAGAAGTTCGGTCAGAACCTGCGCGATGCCGGCGTCAAGGTCAGCTTCAGCGAGGCGGAGCTCAAGGGCGTGCCCGAGGGTGTCTGGGCCAAGGCGCCGCGCGATGCGCAGGGCCGCATCGTGCTGGGTGTGGACTACCCCAGCTCCGGCCCGGTGATCCAGATGGCCGAAGACCCTGCCGCGCGTGAGCGCATGTGGCGGGCCAAGAACAGCGAAGGCGGGGACGCCAACCTCAAGATCCTCGACGAGATCACGCAGGCGCGCCAGGATTTCGCCAAGCTCTTTGGCTACAACAACTTCGTGGACTTCAATCTGCGCCGCCGCATGGCCAAGGACTCGGCCAGTGCCTGGAAGTTCCTCAACGAGGTGAAGAGCCAGGTGAGCGAGCGCGAAGTCGCCGATATGGCCCAGTTGCGCGCCGCCAAGGCGCAGCATCTGGGTACCCCGCTGGAGGCCACCCAGGTCTTCGCCTGGGACAGCGCTTTCTATGCCGAACGCCTGCGGCAGGCGCAGTTCTCGGTCGACCAGGAAGCCTTCCGCGAGTACTTCCCGGCCCAGGAAAGCCTGCAGTTCGCCATGCGCGTGATCGAGCGGCTGATGGGCGTGAAGTACACCCGCGTGCCGGCCGAGCTGTGGCATCCGGAGGCTCAGGCCTATGCCGTCAGCGACGCTGCCAGCGGCAAGCCCCTGGCCACGCTTTACGTGGATCTGTTCCCGCGCGAGGCCAAGTACAACCACGCGGCCGTCTGGCCGCTGCGCTCCAGCGCCACCCGCATCGGCCGCACGCCCACGGCCGCCCTGGTGGTCAACTTCGACCGCAAGGGCCTGACCCTGGGTGAGATGGAGACGCTGCTGCACGAGCTGGGTCATGCCGTGCATAACAACCTGTCCAACACCCACTACGCCTCGCAAGGCGGTACCAATGTGATGCTGGACTTTGTGGAAGCCCCTTCGCAGATGTTGGAAGACTGGGTTTACGACAAAAAGGTGCTCAAGCTCATGGCCGAGGTCTGCCCCAGCTGCAAGCCAGTGCCGGATGCCCTGGTGGACAAGGCGGTGGCGGCCAAGGAGTTCGGCAAGGGCTCTCAGTACGGCCGCCAGCACCTGTTCGCCAGTTATGACCTGGCCTTGCATGGCCCGGTGCACCAGGAGCCGCTGGCCCTGTGGGCCAAGATGCAGGGCGCCACGCCTCAGGGTTATGTCGAGGGCAGCAAGTTCCCGGCCGGCTTTGCCCATGTGGCGGGCGGTTACGGTGCCGGCTATTACGGCTACCTCTGGAGCCTGGTCGTGGCCATGGATCTGCGCACGGCCTTTGCCGCTGACAAGCTGAACCCGGAGACGGGCATGCGCTACCGCAATCTGGTGCTGGGCCAGGGTGGCCAGAAGCCGGCGCCTGAGCTGGTGCGCGATTTCTTGCAGCGTGACAGCAATACCAAGGCCTTCTTCGACTACCTGAAACGCTGA
- a CDS encoding C40 family peptidase, whose amino-acid sequence MASLGLMGASLAQAQTTPPPGMVTGAYGQSLLQNSSSSQLTAGPTNSQNLSAVTGNANLAPLPAALAASGNGGAAHGPAGVTTSTSSDPVSRFLQERGLLAQAESSSLLNQVRDTASGLVLSAMNFLGVRYTRGGKSVESGFDCSGFTRHIFELSVGMVLPHRADEQARLASLLPINKTELKPGDLVFFNTMRRTFSHVGIYVGEGKFIHSPRVGGAVRVEDMREAYWAKRFTGARRADLNAAAANNNAPAK is encoded by the coding sequence ATGGCGAGCCTGGGTTTGATGGGCGCCTCCTTGGCACAAGCCCAGACCACGCCGCCACCAGGCATGGTCACCGGCGCCTACGGCCAGAGCCTGCTGCAGAACTCGAGCTCCAGCCAACTGACGGCTGGCCCCACGAACTCACAGAACCTGTCGGCAGTCACCGGCAATGCCAACCTCGCGCCCCTACCTGCGGCGCTGGCAGCCTCCGGAAACGGCGGCGCCGCCCATGGCCCGGCCGGAGTCACCACATCCACCTCCAGCGACCCCGTCAGCCGATTTCTGCAAGAACGCGGCCTGCTGGCGCAAGCTGAGTCCAGCAGCCTGCTGAACCAGGTGCGCGACACCGCCTCCGGCCTGGTGCTCTCGGCCATGAACTTCCTGGGTGTGCGCTACACGCGCGGCGGCAAGTCGGTCGAAAGCGGCTTTGACTGCAGCGGCTTCACCCGCCACATCTTCGAGCTCAGCGTGGGCATGGTGCTGCCGCACCGCGCCGACGAACAGGCACGCCTGGCCAGCCTGCTGCCCATCAACAAGACCGAACTCAAGCCCGGCGATCTGGTGTTCTTCAACACCATGCGCCGCACCTTCTCGCATGTGGGCATCTACGTCGGCGAGGGCAAGTTCATCCACTCGCCCCGCGTCGGCGGTGCCGTGCGGGTGGAGGACATGCGCGAGGCCTACTGGGCCAAGCGCTTCACCGGGGCACGCCGCGCCGACCTGAACGCGGCGGCAGCCAACAACAACGCGCCGGCCAAGTAA
- the paaZ gene encoding phenylacetic acid degradation bifunctional protein PaaZ, giving the protein MSATPPILQSLIANRWIGSQAARALHSAVNGRPVALTHADEIDFAESLSYARGQALPALLALDFQQRAARLKALATYLLERKEGLYAISAHTGGTRSDNWIDIEGGIGTLFAYASIGRRELPSSNVMHEGPAIPLSKEGQFIGSHILVPKRGVAVHINAFNFPMWGMLEKFAPSFLAGMPCIVKPATATSFVAEACVRLIHESGLLPAGSLQLIVGGSGDLLDRLEETDVVTFTGSADTAAMLRVNKNLIARSIPFNGEADSLNCAILAPDVEVGDPEFELFVKEVAREMTAKTGQKCTAIRRAIVPARHIDAVAEALRARLAKIKVGDPAVDGVRMGALASKAQQADVAERVALLSAGNEIVFGAKDGFAPVGEGVGEGAFFAPTLLLCRDAFANEQVHNLEAFGPVSTLMPYQELDEALSLAAKGRGSLVGSVVTKTPAIAAQAVYHAAAFHGRLLVLDRDAAKESTGHGSPLPQLKHGGPGRAGGGEELGGIRSVKHYLQRCAVQGSPTMLSAITGEYQRGGRVQEDAVHPFRKYFEEIQVGDSLLTHRRTVSEADIVNFGGVSGDYFYMHFDEVAAKDTQFGQRIAHGYFVLSAAAGLFVSPAPGPVLANYGLDTLRFVNPVAIGDTIQARLTCKRRIDRGNRPDQPPQGVVAWDVQVMNQRGELVASYDILTLVAKKPA; this is encoded by the coding sequence ATGAGCGCCACCCCTCCCATTCTTCAAAGCCTGATTGCCAACCGCTGGATCGGCAGCCAGGCGGCCCGAGCCCTGCACAGCGCCGTCAACGGCCGGCCGGTGGCCTTGACTCATGCGGATGAGATCGACTTTGCCGAGAGCCTGAGCTATGCCCGGGGTCAGGCCCTGCCTGCCTTGCTGGCCCTGGATTTCCAGCAGCGCGCCGCCAGGCTCAAGGCCTTGGCGACCTATCTGCTGGAGCGCAAGGAGGGGCTGTACGCCATTTCCGCCCACACTGGCGGCACGCGCAGCGACAACTGGATCGATATCGAGGGCGGCATCGGCACCTTGTTTGCCTACGCCAGCATCGGCCGACGTGAGCTGCCCTCCAGCAATGTGATGCACGAGGGCCCGGCCATTCCGCTGAGCAAGGAGGGGCAGTTCATCGGCTCCCACATCCTGGTGCCCAAACGTGGCGTGGCGGTGCACATCAATGCCTTCAACTTCCCCATGTGGGGCATGCTGGAGAAGTTCGCGCCCAGCTTCCTGGCGGGCATGCCTTGCATCGTCAAGCCGGCCACCGCCACCTCCTTCGTGGCCGAGGCCTGTGTGCGCCTGATCCATGAAAGCGGCCTGCTGCCGGCCGGCAGCTTGCAGCTGATCGTGGGCGGCTCGGGCGACTTGCTGGACCGCCTGGAGGAGACCGATGTGGTCACCTTCACCGGCTCGGCCGACACCGCCGCCATGCTGCGCGTCAACAAGAACCTGATTGCGCGCTCCATCCCCTTCAACGGCGAAGCGGACAGTCTGAACTGCGCCATCCTGGCGCCCGATGTGGAGGTGGGCGACCCCGAGTTCGAGCTCTTCGTGAAAGAGGTGGCGCGCGAGATGACGGCCAAGACCGGCCAGAAATGCACCGCCATCCGCCGCGCCATCGTGCCCGCCCGCCACATCGATGCGGTGGCCGAGGCCTTGCGTGCGCGCCTGGCCAAGATCAAGGTCGGTGACCCGGCCGTCGACGGCGTGCGCATGGGCGCCCTGGCCTCCAAAGCCCAGCAGGCCGATGTGGCCGAGCGCGTGGCCTTGCTGAGCGCCGGCAATGAAATCGTCTTCGGCGCCAAGGACGGCTTTGCGCCGGTGGGCGAAGGTGTGGGCGAGGGCGCTTTCTTTGCGCCGACCTTGCTGCTCTGCCGCGATGCCTTCGCCAACGAGCAAGTTCACAACCTGGAAGCTTTCGGCCCGGTGTCCACCTTGATGCCGTACCAGGAACTGGACGAGGCCCTGAGCCTGGCCGCCAAGGGCCGCGGCAGCCTGGTCGGCTCGGTGGTCACCAAGACGCCGGCGATTGCCGCGCAAGCGGTCTATCACGCCGCGGCCTTCCACGGCCGTCTGCTGGTGCTGGACCGAGACGCCGCCAAGGAGTCCACGGGCCACGGCTCGCCCCTGCCGCAGCTCAAGCATGGCGGCCCCGGCCGCGCTGGGGGTGGCGAAGAGCTGGGCGGCATCCGCTCGGTCAAGCACTACCTGCAGCGCTGCGCGGTGCAGGGCAGCCCGACCATGCTGAGCGCCATCACCGGCGAGTACCAGCGCGGCGGCCGGGTGCAGGAGGATGCCGTCCATCCCTTCCGCAAGTATTTCGAAGAGATCCAGGTCGGCGATTCCCTGCTGACCCACCGCCGCACCGTCAGCGAGGCCGACATCGTCAATTTCGGCGGCGTCTCGGGTGACTACTTCTACATGCACTTCGACGAAGTGGCGGCCAAGGACACGCAGTTCGGTCAGCGCATCGCCCACGGCTACTTTGTGTTGTCGGCCGCGGCCGGCCTCTTTGTGTCGCCGGCGCCCGGCCCGGTGCTGGCCAATTACGGCCTGGACACGCTGCGCTTTGTGAACCCGGTGGCGATCGGTGACACCATCCAGGCGCGCCTCACATGCAAACGCCGCATCGACCGCGGCAATCGCCCCGACCAGCCGCCGCAGGGCGTCGTGGCCTGGGATGTGCAGGTGATGAACCAGCGTGGCGAGCTGGTGGCCAGTTATGACATCCTGACCCTGGTGGCCAAGAAGCCGGCTTGA